One window of Aliarcobacter lanthieri genomic DNA carries:
- a CDS encoding endonuclease/exonuclease/phosphatase family protein, producing the protein MILTVGTFNLFQFCNPNFSFYTKKDKFSYIDWEEKKLWIKEQILKMDCDIIGFQEVFSSEDLKNLLQDCGFSYFEIVDSPKIDSKNEKVFISTIVAIASKFPIVSIEKVQRKDGFIFSREPIKAKIQLENKKEIYFYVTHLKSNRLNEFEYIFTPNDTLEDKKKRVELALRNNYSLSLKQRINEAKNLFFDIKSLKAPAILVCDLNDKEFSITIDALTNYKFYNINLKDNNYLLFDAYNLYKPKIYNPHPEFKGIKRVPTSYFVGKGNVLDYIFVSKELKKIVSYKVFDEHLQKNQNGTLKQSDHAQVVCEIEI; encoded by the coding sequence ATGATTTTAACAGTTGGTACATTTAACCTTTTTCAATTTTGTAATCCAAACTTCTCTTTTTATACTAAAAAAGATAAATTCTCCTATATTGATTGGGAAGAAAAAAAACTTTGGATAAAAGAGCAAATACTAAAAATGGACTGTGATATTATAGGTTTTCAAGAAGTCTTTTCAAGTGAAGATTTAAAGAACTTACTTCAAGATTGTGGCTTTTCATATTTTGAAATTGTCGATTCTCCAAAAATAGATAGTAAAAATGAAAAAGTATTTATTAGTACAATAGTCGCAATAGCATCAAAATTTCCAATCGTATCTATAGAAAAGGTACAAAGAAAAGATGGTTTTATTTTTTCACGAGAACCAATTAAAGCAAAAATACAATTAGAAAATAAAAAAGAGATTTATTTTTATGTAACTCATTTAAAATCAAATAGATTAAATGAATTTGAATATATTTTCACACCAAATGATACTTTAGAAGATAAGAAGAAAAGAGTTGAACTAGCTTTAAGAAATAACTATTCACTTTCGTTAAAACAAAGAATAAATGAAGCTAAAAATCTTTTCTTTGATATAAAATCTTTAAAGGCGCCAGCTATTTTAGTTTGTGATTTAAATGATAAAGAATTTTCTATAACTATTGATGCACTTACAAATTATAAATTTTATAATATAAATTTAAAAGATAATAACTATTTACTTTTTGATGCTTACAATCTTTATAAACCAAAAATCTACAACCCTCATCCAGAATTCAAAGGTATAAAAAGAGTACCTACAAGTTATTTTGTAGGCAAAGGAAATGTTTTAGACTATATTTTTGTATCAAAGGAATTAAAAAAAATAGTTTCTTATAAAGTTTTTGATGAACACTTACAAAAAAATCAAAATGGTACACTAAAACAAAGTGATCATGCACAAGTTGTTTGTGAAATAGAAATTTAA
- a CDS encoding Spy/CpxP family protein refolding chaperone yields MMKQNGILISGKRIVLSMILATLLGGALYANCDVDKGHKGDRTHFSKDKFNKHSKDGHFFGMFKELNLTAEQNEKIKNIIEDIRKDNKFINEAFTKDSFDKAKYSKIISEKRENMLKSQVEILEKSYAILTPKQKEQLKVLLDLKAEKK; encoded by the coding sequence ATGATGAAACAAAATGGAATCCTGATTTCAGGTAAAAGAATAGTTTTAAGTATGATTTTAGCTACATTATTAGGTGGAGCATTATATGCAAATTGTGATGTAGATAAAGGACATAAAGGTGATAGAACACATTTTTCAAAAGATAAGTTTAATAAACATTCAAAAGATGGACACTTTTTTGGAATGTTTAAAGAGTTAAATTTAACTGCTGAACAAAATGAAAAAATCAAAAATATTATCGAAGATATTAGAAAAGATAATAAATTTATAAATGAAGCATTTACAAAAGATAGTTTTGATAAAGCAAAATATAGTAAAATTATAAGTGAAAAAAGAGAGAATATGTTAAAATCACAAGTAGAAATTCTTGAAAAATCTTATGCTATATTAACGCCAAAACAAAAAGAGCAGTTAAAAGTTTTATTAGATTTAAAAGCAGAAAAGAAATAA
- a CDS encoding response regulator transcription factor has protein sequence MIKIAMIEDDLELAEVLCQYLKQFHIEVTNFEEPFLALCDLKMNKYDLIILDLTLPGMDGLDVCKKIVDEFDIPIIISSARSDITDKVTALKLGADDYLPKPYDPRELEVRIKTILRRFNHSKIEDEDKTSKNFILDEEKREITKNKNYLKLTAAEYEILSLLIKRESFIVSREDIFENSDILNQDYENSGSLAVIINRIRNKIEDNPKDPKYLQTIRGMGYKFLQ, from the coding sequence TTGATAAAAATTGCAATGATTGAAGATGATTTAGAGTTAGCAGAAGTTCTATGTCAATACTTAAAGCAATTTCATATCGAAGTTACAAATTTTGAAGAGCCATTTTTGGCTCTTTGTGATTTGAAAATGAATAAATATGATTTGATAATTTTAGATTTAACTTTGCCAGGTATGGATGGATTAGATGTTTGTAAAAAAATAGTTGATGAATTCGATATCCCTATTATTATTTCTAGTGCAAGAAGTGATATTACAGATAAAGTAACAGCTTTAAAATTAGGAGCTGATGATTATTTACCAAAACCTTATGACCCAAGAGAATTGGAAGTTAGAATAAAAACAATTTTACGAAGATTTAATCACTCAAAAATTGAAGATGAAGATAAAACTAGCAAAAATTTTATTTTAGATGAAGAAAAAAGAGAGATAACAAAAAATAAAAATTATCTAAAATTAACTGCTGCTGAATATGAGATACTATCGTTACTTATAAAAAGAGAGAGTTTTATTGTAAGTAGAGAAGATATTTTTGAAAACTCTGATATTTTAAATCAAGATTATGAAAATTCTGGTTCATTAGCAGTTATTATAAATAGAATTAGAAATAAAATAGAAGATAATCCAAAAGATCCTAAATATCTTCAAACTATTCGTGGAATGGGATATAAATTTTTACAATGA
- a CDS encoding ArsS family sensor histidine kinase: MNRQSIFFTIVVSFIISILLVVISFIVLLTNNYQEHEKQIFDKYFSVSRMINRAEFNFNDKFVKNLEEMNYKVYTKRDDIKIFENNIKAIVFYERIHPKHGDIFRILKEDETFYIYSKVKDSEVLIKDENSPNNNAQIYIILVFSILLITIVLLYLMTLKKLIPLKILQDKVKNLGDENFDFEFNQTSSKDEVSQLSMEFKKSALKLKNLKEARNVFIRNIMHELKTPITKGKFLTQLEQNEQNNEKLKSVFDRLESLINEFATIEELISSTNNIEKKNYFLDDIIDNAKDILMPEDDSVVCEYDNRKLNVNFKLFSIALKNLIDNGIKYSNDRKVIVKNEDENIIVENYGEELKEPFSQYLEPFYANQGRKDSFGLGLYIVNNILKANGYILKYEYKNGLNKFICAKG, from the coding sequence ATGAACAGACAATCAATATTTTTTACGATAGTAGTAAGTTTTATAATATCTATTTTATTAGTAGTTATAAGTTTTATTGTACTTCTTACAAATAATTATCAAGAACATGAAAAACAGATTTTTGATAAATATTTTTCAGTTTCAAGAATGATAAATAGAGCTGAATTTAATTTTAATGATAAATTTGTAAAAAATCTTGAAGAGATGAATTATAAAGTTTATACAAAAAGAGATGATATAAAAATATTTGAAAATAATATAAAAGCAATTGTATTCTATGAAAGAATTCATCCAAAACATGGAGATATATTTAGGATATTGAAAGAGGATGAAACTTTTTATATATATTCAAAAGTAAAAGATAGTGAAGTTCTAATAAAAGATGAAAATAGCCCAAATAATAATGCTCAAATATATATTATTTTAGTTTTTTCTATTTTACTTATTACGATTGTACTTTTATATTTAATGACTTTAAAAAAACTCATACCTTTAAAAATTTTACAAGATAAGGTGAAAAATTTAGGAGATGAGAATTTTGATTTTGAATTTAATCAAACATCTTCAAAAGATGAAGTTTCACAACTTTCAATGGAGTTTAAAAAATCAGCTTTAAAACTTAAAAATTTAAAAGAAGCTAGAAATGTTTTTATACGAAATATTATGCATGAACTTAAAACTCCAATTACAAAAGGTAAATTTTTAACTCAATTAGAACAAAATGAACAAAATAATGAAAAATTAAAATCAGTTTTTGATAGATTGGAATCTTTGATAAATGAATTTGCAACTATTGAAGAGCTTATTTCATCAACTAATAATATAGAAAAAAAGAACTATTTTTTAGATGATATAATTGATAATGCAAAAGATATTTTAATGCCTGAAGATGATAGTGTTGTTTGTGAATATGATAATAGAAAACTAAATGTAAATTTCAAACTTTTTAGTATTGCACTAAAAAATCTAATAGATAATGGTATAAAATATTCAAATGATAGAAAAGTAATTGTAAAAAATGAAGATGAAAATATTATTGTTGAAAACTATGGAGAAGAGTTAAAGGAACCATTTTCACAATATTTAGAACCATTTTATGCAAATCAAGGTAGAAAAGATTCTTTTGGTTTAGGGCTTTATATTGTAAATAATATTTTAAAAGCGAATGGATATATTTTAAAATATGAATATAAAAATGGACTAAATAAATTTATTTGTGCAAAAGGATAA
- a CDS encoding NAD(P)/FAD-dependent oxidoreductase has translation MGAGASGLMFASNLDKKKYKNICLIESNNKVGEKIKVSGGAKCNITNDFVTRNNYLGDENFVQNILEKFSKDDLLKFLNKNNVFPKINEKIVKGTYFCNSSQDVIDMFSFLTTHIKKYLDTKVLDLDFDTNFKIKTSRGVIEAKKVVVASGGLSFSSLGASPIAFDIAKKFGHSINNTEPALVGFTVQKEQFWFKNLSGISLNVKVLVNDKEIEGSLLFAHKGCSGPAILTTSLYWKKGKIIIDFLPNQKLEKFLKGNKNISSSLCLPKRFIQEFLVSQNLEDKSVSKLTNDEIEKLKLLKNYEFSPAGNFGFTKAEVTKGGICTNEINNITFESLKQTGLYFLGECLDITGELGGFNFQIVFSQAFICARELNNIRY, from the coding sequence ATTGGAGCAGGTGCAAGTGGTTTGATGTTTGCTTCAAACTTGGATAAAAAAAAGTACAAAAATATTTGTTTGATTGAATCTAATAATAAAGTAGGAGAGAAGATAAAAGTTTCTGGTGGTGCAAAGTGTAATATAACAAATGACTTTGTAACAAGAAATAACTATTTAGGAGATGAAAATTTTGTACAAAATATATTAGAAAAATTTTCAAAAGATGATTTATTAAAGTTCTTAAATAAAAATAATGTTTTTCCCAAAATAAATGAAAAGATAGTTAAAGGTACATATTTTTGTAACTCTTCACAAGATGTAATAGATATGTTTTCTTTTCTTACAACTCATATAAAAAAATATTTAGACACAAAAGTTTTAGATTTGGATTTTGATACAAATTTTAAAATCAAAACTTCAAGAGGAGTAATTGAAGCAAAAAAAGTTGTAGTTGCTAGTGGTGGATTGTCATTTTCTAGTTTAGGGGCTAGTCCTATTGCTTTTGATATTGCAAAAAAGTTTGGACATAGTATAAATAATACTGAACCAGCTTTAGTTGGATTTACGGTTCAAAAAGAGCAGTTTTGGTTTAAAAACTTAAGTGGAATTTCACTAAATGTAAAAGTTTTAGTAAATGATAAAGAGATTGAAGGAAGTTTACTTTTTGCTCACAAAGGTTGTTCTGGACCAGCTATTTTAACAACTTCATTATATTGGAAAAAAGGAAAAATTATAATAGATTTTTTACCAAATCAAAAACTAGAGAAGTTTTTAAAAGGTAATAAAAATATTTCATCTTCTCTTTGCCTTCCTAAAAGATTTATTCAAGAGTTTTTAGTATCTCAAAATTTAGAAGATAAATCTGTTTCAAAATTAACAAATGATGAGATAGAAAAATTAAAATTATTAAAAAATTATGAATTTAGTCCAGCAGGAAATTTTGGTTTTACAAAAGCAGAAGTTACAAAAGGTGGAATTTGTACAAATGAGATAAATAATATTACTTTTGAGAGTTTAAAACAAACTGGATTATACTTTTTAGGAGAATGTTTAGATATTACAGGAGAACTAGGAGGCTTTAATTTTCAAATAGTTTTTTCACAAGCTTTCATCTGTGCAAGAGAGTTAAATAATATCAGGTATTAA